In the Pseudomonadota bacterium genome, one interval contains:
- a CDS encoding type II toxin-antitoxin system RelE/ParE family toxin — protein sequence MRKLEWTSPAIYDLVSAGEYIAQENPSAAKRMAERVKETVEYLGDHPNLGRPGRLSDTKELVISGTPFIVVYWIRKGAIQILRLLHHAQRWP from the coding sequence ATGCGTAAATTGGAATGGACCTCCCCTGCCATTTACGACCTCGTCTCGGCAGGAGAATATATAGCTCAGGAGAATCCGAGTGCGGCAAAGCGGATGGCTGAAAGGGTGAAGGAAACAGTAGAATATCTGGGTGACCACCCTAACCTTGGTAGACCGGGCCGACTTTCAGATACCAAAGAACTCGTGATCTCCGGAACACCGTTTATTGTGGTTTACTGGATACGAAAAGGAGCTATTCAAATACTTCGCCTCCTGCACCACGCCCAGCGCTGGCCTTGA
- a CDS encoding CopG family ribbon-helix-helix protein, which produces MSETTLISTRVSSEVAERLSALSESTHRSKSFLAAQAIEEFLNVQEWHVEAIKEGIAAAKNGDIKSHEEALAILNTWGKNA; this is translated from the coding sequence ATGAGTGAAACAACCCTGATTTCCACGAGAGTATCTTCAGAAGTTGCCGAACGTCTGTCGGCTTTATCAGAATCTACCCACCGTTCCAAATCATTTCTGGCAGCCCAGGCAATTGAGGAATTTCTCAATGTCCAGGAATGGCATGTGGAGGCGATCAAGGAAGGAATTGCCGCAGCCAAAAATGGTGATATTAAAAGCCATGAAGAGGCCTTGGCTATTCTCAATACCTGGGGAAAGAATGCGTAA
- a CDS encoding DUF445 family protein has product MPPLYTYFAPPLVGAFIGYMTNYVAIRMLFRPLKPWHLFMIRIPMTPGVIPSKRHELAVNIGRMVGDHLLTATDVQKALGEEAFRKELHSLISTRVGHFFGRDLGPLPSLVPVNFQDYFKAGIRIMRWRTLKHLHNHLDSEEFARSLSGALAERLDEILAGKLDQALPPEMVDRFMLFIGETAGDLLSSPEVEQWLTGYLDHKLAALLEEGRSPADLVPADLYEQTLNALERETPALLQKLAAMIQEPVMRDRIAGAICRVIDNFIASLGPMAALVGNFIRPEVIQEKIQEYLVRKGNDLSQWLFDEKVQLRVAQTLRRKGDEFLHRPLNELLKNVPPEKIDRGRVWLAERILNVLRDPATARALHGIIRESVLARRDLPLSDTITAVFGPEGTTQAKQWATDEILSLARSKNFKRLLDRLVIEMTDDKLLQTPIGRLEDFLPRKVQESINDFLLDQAGDILVKEVPGLVESLKISEIVTRKVDSLDLLRLEGLLMSIMQEQFKYINLFGGLLGFIIGLLNLFVLFTVN; this is encoded by the coding sequence ATGCCGCCACTTTACACCTATTTCGCCCCGCCCCTGGTCGGCGCCTTTATCGGCTACATGACCAATTATGTCGCCATCCGGATGCTTTTTCGGCCGCTCAAGCCCTGGCATCTTTTCATGATCAGGATTCCGATGACTCCGGGGGTTATCCCGTCCAAAAGGCATGAGCTGGCCGTGAATATCGGCAGGATGGTCGGCGACCACCTGCTGACCGCCACCGATGTCCAGAAGGCCCTGGGAGAGGAAGCTTTCAGAAAAGAACTGCACTCCCTGATCTCGACCAGGGTCGGCCATTTCTTCGGCCGCGATCTCGGGCCACTTCCCTCCCTCGTACCCGTGAACTTTCAGGACTACTTCAAGGCCGGGATCAGGATCATGCGCTGGCGCACCCTGAAGCATCTGCACAATCATCTGGACAGTGAAGAATTCGCCCGGAGCCTTTCCGGGGCCCTGGCGGAAAGGCTTGATGAAATCCTTGCCGGGAAGCTCGACCAGGCGCTGCCTCCTGAAATGGTCGACCGATTCATGCTCTTCATCGGTGAAACCGCAGGAGACCTGCTCTCCAGTCCGGAGGTGGAACAATGGCTGACCGGCTATCTCGACCACAAACTTGCCGCCCTGCTTGAAGAAGGGCGTTCGCCCGCCGATCTGGTTCCGGCCGATCTGTATGAGCAAACCCTGAATGCCCTGGAGCGCGAAACCCCGGCCCTGTTGCAGAAACTGGCCGCGATGATCCAGGAACCGGTGATGCGTGACCGGATCGCCGGGGCCATCTGCCGGGTGATCGACAATTTTATCGCCTCGCTCGGGCCGATGGCCGCCCTGGTCGGCAACTTCATCAGGCCGGAGGTCATCCAGGAAAAAATTCAGGAGTATCTGGTCCGGAAGGGGAACGATCTGTCGCAATGGCTGTTCGATGAAAAGGTCCAGCTCCGGGTCGCGCAAACCCTGCGCCGGAAGGGTGACGAATTCCTTCATCGTCCATTAAATGAGCTGTTGAAAAATGTCCCGCCGGAGAAAATCGACCGCGGCCGCGTCTGGCTTGCCGAACGGATTCTGAACGTCCTCCGGGACCCGGCCACCGCACGGGCCCTGCACGGGATCATCCGCGAATCGGTACTCGCCCGGCGTGATTTGCCTCTTTCCGATACGATCACTGCCGTCTTCGGCCCGGAAGGGACAACGCAGGCAAAACAATGGGCGACGGATGAAATCCTCTCCCTGGCCCGCTCAAAAAATTTCAAAAGGCTTCTTGACCGGCTGGTCATTGAAATGACCGACGACAAGCTGTTGCAGACACCTATCGGCCGGCTGGAGGATTTTCTGCCGCGCAAGGTTCAGGAGAGTATCAACGACTTCCTCCTGGATCAGGCGGGAGACATCCTGGTGAAAGAAGTGCCGGGGTTGGTCGAGTCCCTGAAGATCAGCGAGATCGTCACCCGCAAGGTTGACTCGCTCGACCTGCTCCGCCTGGAAGGGCTCCTGATGTCGATCATGCAGGAACAGTTCAAATACATCAACCTCTTCGGCGGCCTTTTGGGATTCATCATCGGCCTCCTGAACCTTTTCGTCCTCTTCACCGTCAATTAA
- a CDS encoding prephenate dehydrogenase/arogenate dehydrogenase family protein has protein sequence MTTIATLGTEGSLDWEAARRYRPEAQIRSFPHISAMINAFSQGRTDLAIIPAYNTRDGENKEFLRAMAQLESGCWVDNLVMPIHLSLGAVDEKSAIDLVIGKPHLLKQCSEFFTDSFPDASIMATQNLEQDLAAIVRERKMGCGVIAPEKVLEAHGLVIREREVAPFNRTRYAILGRKPAASTGYDATVMITRPLRDRVGLLYDILGEFSRRGISLLDMRTESDLKTQELLFYMEAEGHIEDQKIKLALERIENHIIQEPGAIRILGSFPRIDMRTKLISNVGFIGTGDMSKWFAERLENEGYTITMTGRSTKTTPEEMIGEVEVVIICVPISATPATIEQYGPLLKDGQALVIMAGEAENTLDTALTCCAKGVEVMLVHNLWGPKAATMKDKNVSVVKTPRSGVLCSEFESFLYKHGSIICKDTPVQHDLLMGFSQKLPTAISMAMAMALKDNNISTDEIGGHSTLTSLYGLLAMCRVHAQNPRTYGEILCTRGAGRKIVRDFVKNLTAVLDLSEDENIAELCNIIEESRGFLSEDFLSARMKQALAVDETLGRVIKN, from the coding sequence ATGACAACCATCGCCACCCTCGGCACGGAAGGCTCCCTCGACTGGGAAGCGGCACGCAGATACCGCCCTGAGGCCCAGATCCGCTCCTTTCCGCATATCAGTGCCATGATCAACGCCTTCAGCCAGGGCCGGACAGACCTGGCGATCATCCCGGCCTACAACACCCGCGACGGCGAGAACAAGGAATTCCTGCGGGCCATGGCCCAGCTTGAAAGCGGTTGCTGGGTGGACAACCTGGTCATGCCCATCCACCTTTCCCTCGGCGCAGTGGACGAAAAATCCGCCATCGACCTGGTCATCGGCAAGCCGCATCTTTTGAAACAATGCTCCGAATTCTTCACCGACAGCTTCCCCGACGCCTCGATCATGGCGACCCAGAACCTTGAACAGGACCTCGCCGCCATCGTCCGGGAACGGAAGATGGGTTGCGGGGTGATCGCCCCCGAGAAAGTTCTCGAAGCTCACGGCCTGGTGATCCGTGAGCGCGAAGTGGCCCCCTTCAACCGGACCAGATACGCCATCCTCGGCCGCAAACCGGCCGCCTCAACCGGCTACGATGCCACGGTGATGATCACCAGACCATTGCGAGACCGGGTCGGGCTCCTTTACGATATCCTCGGCGAATTTTCCCGGCGCGGCATCAGTCTGCTCGACATGCGGACCGAAAGTGATCTGAAAACCCAGGAACTCCTTTTTTACATGGAGGCCGAGGGCCATATCGAAGATCAGAAGATCAAGCTCGCGCTGGAACGGATCGAAAACCACATCATCCAGGAGCCCGGGGCGATCAGAATTCTCGGCAGCTTCCCGCGGATCGACATGCGGACCAAGCTCATCTCAAACGTCGGCTTCATCGGCACCGGCGACATGAGCAAGTGGTTTGCCGAACGGCTTGAAAACGAAGGGTACACGATCACCATGACCGGCCGCAGCACGAAAACCACGCCCGAAGAGATGATCGGCGAGGTGGAGGTGGTGATCATCTGCGTGCCGATCTCGGCCACCCCGGCAACCATTGAGCAGTACGGCCCGCTCCTGAAAGACGGTCAGGCCCTGGTGATCATGGCGGGTGAAGCAGAAAACACGCTCGATACCGCTCTTACCTGCTGCGCCAAAGGGGTCGAGGTGATGCTGGTCCATAACCTGTGGGGCCCGAAAGCCGCGACCATGAAAGACAAGAATGTGTCGGTGGTCAAAACCCCGAGAAGCGGGGTGCTCTGCAGCGAGTTTGAATCGTTTCTGTACAAGCACGGCTCGATCATCTGCAAGGACACCCCGGTCCAGCATGATCTGCTGATGGGTTTCAGCCAGAAACTGCCGACCGCTATTTCGATGGCCATGGCGATGGCCCTGAAAGACAACAACATCTCGACCGATGAGATCGGCGGCCACTCGACCCTCACTTCTCTGTACGGTTTACTTGCCATGTGCCGGGTCCATGCCCAGAACCCGCGAACCTATGGCGAGATCCTCTGCACCCGGGGCGCCGGGCGCAAGATCGTCCGCGATTTTGTGAAAAACCTCACCGCCGTTCTCGACCTTTCCGAAGATGAAAACATAGCGGAACTCTGTAATATCATTGAAGAAAGTCGCGGATTTCTCTCGGAGGATTTCCTCTCCGCCCGGATGAAACAGGCCCTGGCAGTCGACGAGACTCTCGGCCGGGTGATTAAAAATTAA
- a CDS encoding DEAD/DEAH box helicase — protein MSRRNSSAEYGTVAEYIKSLKESPAFGSQVVHHEEIAARQAFFRETGLPLPPGLESALKAQGISRLYTHQARAVDLVRAGKDVVVATPTASGKSLIYNLPVFAGIIEGKPVKALYLFPLKALAQDQLRAIDELGALLPVGTKVPRGAICDGDTSSHHRRKIRDNPPDILITNPDMLHLSMLGYHDRWSGLWQGLTHVIIDEVHTYRGIFGSHMAWVLRRLARICRHYGSAPVYVLSSATVGNPGELAANLLGREIEVITESGSPAGGRHFLFLDPREGASGAVCQLLEAAIKRGLRTIVYTQSRKMTELIYVWTRARIGELAPKLTSYRAGFLPEERREIEARLSDGSLLGVISTSALELGIDIGELDLCILAGYPGSVMATLQRGGRVGRRHRDSLVVLVGHEDALDQYFMRHPTDFFRREVEAAVLNPENTEIMKRHLICAAAEMPLRVESRILDGEAVQKAVAELRGEGLLLQSAEGKIWYTVRKYPHREVDLRGSGRSLAIRVDSDNTLLGRADWVRCLKECHPGAVYLHRGATWVVNSLDLEGLEVRVVRKDVNYFTRPMANKDTEILAFLDRVKISSSGDHAFTVGFGRLRVTDEVTGFQRKLVRGHQVISTEKLDLPPIIFETEGLWLEIPEGLKNEMENEQRHFMGGIHALEHALIGIFPLLVLCDRNDVGGIAYPWHPQLQNGAVFIYDGHPGGVGLCRQAFSMIGKLLDSGRATISECPCEVGCPSCVHSPKCGSGNRPIDKAAALRLLDGLLGTNGGVSVERLELPDGGERIEVVDEPAMPVRYGVFDVETRRSAAEVGGWHKAEKMGVSIVVLYDSGPDEFFVYRDDEIGDLVARLQELDLVIGFNNKRFDNRVLSAYTAFDLGSLPTLDILEEVKNRLGYRLSLDHLAGQTLGVEKSADGLMALKWYKEGRIDLIIEYCRKDVEITRDIYLYGLENEYLLFKNKAGSLVRCPVRFGIGAG, from the coding sequence ATGTCCCGCAGAAATTCAAGCGCAGAATACGGCACCGTTGCCGAATACATAAAATCCCTGAAGGAATCGCCTGCCTTCGGCTCCCAGGTTGTCCACCATGAAGAGATCGCCGCCCGTCAGGCATTCTTCCGGGAGACCGGCCTGCCGTTGCCGCCCGGGCTTGAGTCCGCCCTGAAAGCGCAAGGGATCAGCCGGCTTTATACCCATCAGGCGCGGGCGGTCGATCTGGTGCGGGCGGGAAAGGACGTGGTGGTCGCAACGCCGACCGCCAGCGGCAAGAGCCTGATCTACAACCTGCCGGTCTTCGCCGGAATCATCGAGGGCAAGCCGGTGAAGGCCCTCTACCTTTTCCCGCTGAAAGCGCTGGCCCAGGACCAGCTCCGGGCGATCGACGAACTCGGGGCATTGTTGCCCGTGGGGACAAAGGTTCCCCGAGGGGCGATCTGCGACGGCGATACTTCCTCGCACCACCGGCGCAAGATCCGCGACAACCCGCCGGACATCCTGATCACCAATCCCGATATGCTCCACCTCTCGATGCTCGGCTATCACGATCGCTGGTCCGGGCTGTGGCAGGGTCTCACCCATGTGATCATCGACGAGGTCCATACCTATCGCGGTATTTTCGGCAGTCACATGGCCTGGGTCCTGCGGCGGCTGGCGAGGATCTGCCGCCATTACGGTTCCGCGCCGGTCTATGTGCTCTCTTCCGCCACCGTCGGCAATCCGGGGGAGCTTGCGGCAAACCTGCTGGGGCGGGAAATCGAGGTGATCACCGAAAGCGGCTCACCTGCCGGCGGGCGGCATTTTCTTTTTCTCGATCCCCGCGAAGGCGCCTCGGGTGCGGTCTGCCAGCTGCTGGAGGCCGCAATCAAAAGGGGATTACGGACCATCGTCTACACCCAGTCCCGGAAGATGACCGAGCTGATCTATGTCTGGACGCGAGCGAGGATCGGGGAGCTGGCTCCGAAGCTCACCTCCTATCGGGCTGGGTTTCTCCCCGAGGAACGGCGCGAGATCGAAGCGAGGTTGAGTGACGGAAGTCTCCTCGGGGTGATCTCAACCAGTGCGCTGGAGCTCGGGATCGATATCGGTGAGCTTGATCTCTGCATCCTGGCGGGGTATCCGGGCTCGGTGATGGCGACCCTGCAGAGGGGCGGGCGGGTGGGGCGGCGGCACCGCGATTCACTGGTTGTGCTGGTCGGCCACGAAGACGCCCTCGATCAGTATTTCATGAGGCACCCGACTGATTTTTTCCGGCGGGAGGTGGAGGCGGCGGTGCTCAATCCGGAAAATACCGAGATCATGAAAAGGCACCTCATCTGCGCTGCGGCCGAGATGCCCTTGCGGGTGGAAAGCAGGATTCTTGACGGAGAGGCGGTACAGAAGGCGGTGGCGGAGCTGCGCGGGGAAGGGCTTCTCCTGCAGAGTGCGGAAGGGAAGATCTGGTACACGGTCAGAAAGTATCCGCACCGGGAGGTTGACCTGCGGGGCAGCGGCCGCTCCCTGGCCATCCGGGTCGATTCCGACAACACCCTGCTCGGCCGGGCCGACTGGGTGAGGTGCCTGAAGGAATGCCATCCGGGTGCGGTCTACCTGCACCGGGGCGCCACCTGGGTCGTCAACTCACTCGATCTTGAAGGGCTCGAGGTCCGGGTTGTCCGGAAGGATGTGAATTACTTCACCCGGCCGATGGCCAATAAAGACACAGAGATCCTCGCCTTTCTGGACCGGGTGAAGATCAGCAGTTCCGGCGACCATGCATTTACCGTCGGCTTCGGGCGTCTGCGGGTGACCGATGAAGTGACCGGCTTTCAGAGAAAACTGGTTCGGGGTCATCAGGTGATCAGCACCGAAAAGCTCGATCTGCCCCCGATCATCTTCGAAACCGAAGGGCTCTGGCTTGAGATCCCGGAGGGGCTTAAGAATGAGATGGAGAATGAACAGCGCCACTTCATGGGCGGCATCCACGCCCTGGAACATGCCCTGATCGGCATTTTCCCGCTGCTGGTCCTCTGTGACCGCAACGACGTGGGCGGCATCGCCTATCCGTGGCATCCACAGCTTCAGAACGGTGCGGTCTTTATCTATGACGGCCATCCGGGCGGGGTCGGCCTCTGCCGCCAGGCTTTTTCAATGATCGGCAAACTGCTTGACAGCGGCCGGGCAACTATTTCCGAATGTCCCTGCGAGGTCGGCTGCCCGTCGTGTGTCCATTCGCCCAAGTGCGGGTCGGGAAACCGGCCCATCGACAAGGCGGCTGCCTTGAGGCTGCTCGACGGACTTCTCGGCACAAACGGGGGTGTTTCCGTTGAACGTTTGGAGCTGCCGGATGGTGGTGAGAGGATTGAGGTTGTCGATGAGCCCGCCATGCCGGTCCGGTACGGGGTGTTCGATGTGGAAACGAGAAGGTCTGCGGCCGAAGTCGGCGGCTGGCATAAGGCGGAGAAAATGGGGGTCAGTATCGTTGTCCTCTATGATTCCGGACCCGATGAGTTCTTTGTCTATCGTGACGATGAGATCGGGGATCTGGTCGCCCGGCTGCAGGAACTTGATCTGGTGATCGGCTTCAACAACAAGCGTTTTGACAACCGGGTCCTCTCGGCCTATACCGCGTTCGATCTGGGTTCGCTGCCGACTCTCGATATCCTGGAGGAGGTGAAAAACCGTCTCGGCTACCGTCTGAGTCTCGATCACCTGGCCGGGCAGACCCTGGGGGTCGAAAAATCGGCCGATGGCCTGATGGCCCTCAAGTGGTACAAGGAGGGAAGGATCGATCTGATCATCGAATACTGCAGAAAAGATGTGGAGATCACCCGCGACATCTATCTTTACGGACTTGAAAATGAATACCTGCTCTTCAAAAACAAGGCGGGCAGCCTGGTCCGCTGCCCGGTGAGGTTCGGAATCGGTGCAGGATAA
- a CDS encoding SH3 domain-containing protein, producing MNFRTFRMKSLMVVTGICLSFLLASAATAAEYTSVKSDGVNIRSGPSTNDEVLWEVFQGFPLEIIKHDGKWAQCQDFEGDKGWIHSDLLSADKTVIVKKKMANLRAGAGTNYETVATVKYGVIFTAVEKDGDWLKVKHEDGTVGWIFNTLIWPSDPM from the coding sequence ATGAACTTCCGTACCTTCAGAATGAAATCCCTTATGGTCGTCACCGGCATCTGTCTTTCTTTTCTTCTGGCCTCTGCAGCGACGGCGGCAGAATATACCAGCGTGAAAAGTGACGGGGTCAACATCCGCTCCGGGCCCTCGACCAATGATGAAGTCTTGTGGGAGGTTTTCCAGGGTTTCCCGCTGGAAATCATCAAGCACGACGGAAAATGGGCCCAGTGCCAGGATTTTGAAGGTGACAAGGGCTGGATCCACAGTGATCTTCTTTCCGCTGACAAAACCGTAATCGTCAAAAAGAAGATGGCGAACCTCAGGGCAGGCGCCGGCACGAATTACGAGACCGTGGCCACCGTCAAATACGGCGTGATCTTCACCGCCGTGGAAAAAGACGGCGACTGGCTGAAAGTCAAACACGAAGACGGCACGGTCGGCTGGATCTTCAACACCCTGATCTGGCCTTCCGACCCGATGTAA
- a CDS encoding FAD-dependent oxidoreductase, with the protein MSKRLVLIGGGHAHMVTLGNLRSFVDKGHGVTVIGPSEYHYYSGMGPGMLGMTYTPDDIRFATRKVVERQGGVFILDAAERIDPVARKVILKSGGTVPYDVLSVNAGSYVPNSLITENRGDIFPVKPIEKLLMARERVLELCRERHITVGIVGGGPSSAEIAGNIRQLIELDGGYQPQIIIFAGSSFMKRFPAAVRRRVRNILRRNGVEIREGEYVREVETFFVTLESGAREEVDVIFMAVGVKPSPIFADSKLAVGPDGGLLVNGFLQARDYPEIFGGGDCIHFAEKPLDKVGVYAVRENPVLFHNLTAAMEGGALQAFDPGGAYLLIFNVGNGEGVLHKYFITFGGKLAFTIKDYIDRKFMRLFQAMEK; encoded by the coding sequence ATGTCTAAAAGACTGGTTCTGATCGGGGGAGGGCATGCCCACATGGTCACCCTGGGCAACCTGAGGAGTTTTGTCGACAAGGGGCATGGCGTGACCGTGATCGGGCCATCCGAATATCATTACTATTCCGGGATGGGGCCGGGCATGCTCGGGATGACCTATACTCCGGATGATATCCGCTTTGCCACGAGGAAGGTGGTGGAAAGACAGGGCGGGGTCTTCATCCTCGATGCCGCCGAGCGGATCGATCCCGTTGCCCGGAAGGTGATTCTCAAATCAGGGGGCACGGTCCCCTACGACGTCCTGTCGGTGAATGCGGGGAGTTATGTGCCGAACAGCCTGATCACCGAGAACCGTGGCGATATCTTCCCGGTAAAGCCCATTGAAAAGCTTCTGATGGCCCGGGAAAGGGTGCTTGAACTCTGCCGGGAGCGGCATATTACAGTCGGTATCGTCGGCGGGGGGCCTTCCTCGGCGGAGATTGCCGGTAACATCCGGCAGCTTATCGAATTGGATGGCGGGTACCAGCCGCAGATCATCATCTTTGCCGGATCATCATTCATGAAACGCTTTCCGGCCGCGGTGAGAAGACGTGTCCGGAACATTCTGCGGCGAAACGGGGTGGAGATCCGTGAGGGGGAATATGTCCGGGAGGTTGAAACCTTCTTCGTAACCCTGGAAAGCGGGGCGCGGGAAGAGGTTGACGTGATCTTTATGGCCGTCGGCGTGAAACCGTCACCGATCTTTGCCGATTCGAAGCTTGCGGTTGGGCCGGATGGCGGCTTGCTGGTCAACGGTTTTCTGCAGGCCAGGGACTACCCGGAAATTTTCGGTGGCGGGGATTGCATTCACTTTGCGGAAAAGCCTCTGGACAAGGTCGGGGTCTACGCGGTACGGGAAAATCCGGTGCTCTTTCACAATCTGACGGCGGCAATGGAGGGAGGAGCGTTGCAGGCGTTCGATCCCGGCGGTGCATACCTGTTGATCTTCAACGTCGGCAACGGCGAGGGGGTGCTGCATAAATACTTCATCACCTTTGGCGGCAAACTGGCCTTTACGATCAAGGACTATATCGACCGGAAGTTCATGCGTCTTTTTCAGGCCATGGAGAAATGA
- a CDS encoding DUF3047 domain-containing protein: protein MRTIPSSPLLVLTSLMLSLSGSLHQAAAAEPVLIDDFSNGISAGWEPKIFKGETSYRVGARDNVPCLEAAANNSASGMFYKIDFDPEEYPVLSWSWQVDNILSKGDARTKAGDDYAARVYVVFPALFFWNTRALNYIWANRLGKGSAIKSSYTGNAVMIAVDSGNKNLGTWQHYRMNIREDFIKHFGYQPPRAGAVAIMTDTDNTGESASACFGPIRLIPAE, encoded by the coding sequence TTGAGAACAATACCGTCGTCCCCTCTTCTGGTTCTTACTTCCCTCATGCTCTCCCTGTCGGGTTCTCTCCATCAGGCAGCCGCTGCTGAACCTGTCCTGATCGATGATTTCAGTAACGGCATTAGCGCCGGTTGGGAACCAAAGATCTTCAAGGGCGAAACATCTTACCGGGTCGGGGCTAGGGACAATGTTCCCTGCCTTGAGGCCGCGGCCAATAACTCCGCTTCCGGGATGTTCTACAAGATTGATTTCGACCCCGAGGAATACCCGGTCCTGAGCTGGAGCTGGCAGGTGGACAACATCCTCAGTAAAGGAGACGCCAGGACCAAAGCGGGCGATGATTATGCCGCCCGGGTCTATGTGGTCTTTCCCGCCCTTTTCTTCTGGAACACAAGAGCGCTCAACTACATCTGGGCAAACCGTCTGGGAAAAGGGTCGGCCATCAAAAGCAGTTATACCGGAAATGCTGTGATGATCGCCGTCGATAGCGGCAACAAGAACCTTGGCACCTGGCAGCACTATCGGATGAACATCCGTGAGGATTTCATCAAACATTTCGGATACCAGCCGCCACGGGCCGGCGCGGTGGCCATCATGACCGATACCGACAACACCGGGGAATCCGCCTCGGCCTGCTTCGGCCCGATCAGGCTCATACCGGCGGAATAA
- a CDS encoding GAF domain-containing protein has product MQTGKIDSWLKNSPLLRGLEEAVVDEVRCFAENQLDRIQELVKIGMALSAEKNLDRLLEMIVSEARRFTNADGGALYIKTEDDHLEFKIVQNDSLDLRMGGTGERISWPPVPLKGPEGIENHRNVSAHCALMGKPVNIDDVYRADFDFQGTRDFDATTGYHSKSMLLIPMRDHEDEVIGVLQLLNARNRESGEVESFDDHEIADITSLASQAAIAITNVRLVGELENLLNAFLRAIAAAIDEKSPYTAGHVSRVAELTTLIAREINRDESGHFSGVSFSDDELAELKMAAWMHDVGKVTTPEYVVDKATKLQTIFDRIGLVEARIEILKREAEIGKLKAQLADRGGAYEPPAEDLNRLDGILSFLSKVNIGGEFLPDDKIRMIEELTNHHYGAEGSRKPLLTAEEVENLSIRKGTLNKSERAIINNHVSLTIKMLEKLPFPKKLARVPDYAGMHHEKMDGTGYPKGLKGDEIPVQSRILAVSDVFEALTAADRPYKPGKKLSESMKILGFMVKDNHLDEEICDLLVRSGLVQYYGCRNLSERQRDDFDWKGEKIRIDCSRDKKECLKDRN; this is encoded by the coding sequence ATGCAAACTGGGAAGATTGACAGCTGGCTGAAAAATTCACCCCTTCTGCGTGGTCTGGAAGAGGCCGTGGTCGATGAGGTCCGATGTTTTGCCGAGAATCAGCTGGACCGGATCCAGGAGCTGGTCAAGATCGGGATGGCCCTTTCCGCCGAGAAGAATCTCGACCGGCTGCTGGAAATGATCGTCAGCGAAGCACGCCGTTTCACCAACGCCGACGGCGGCGCCCTCTATATCAAAACGGAAGATGATCATCTGGAGTTCAAAATCGTCCAGAATGATTCACTGGATTTGCGGATGGGGGGGACGGGTGAGCGGATCAGCTGGCCGCCGGTGCCATTGAAAGGGCCCGAGGGGATTGAGAACCACCGCAATGTTTCCGCCCACTGCGCCTTGATGGGAAAGCCCGTTAACATCGACGATGTGTACCGCGCCGATTTTGATTTTCAGGGGACGCGCGATTTTGATGCCACCACCGGATATCACTCAAAATCGATGCTCCTGATCCCGATGCGGGACCATGAAGATGAAGTGATCGGGGTGCTCCAGCTTCTGAATGCCCGGAACCGGGAAAGCGGAGAGGTGGAGAGTTTTGACGATCATGAGATTGCCGATATCACAAGCCTTGCGTCACAGGCGGCCATCGCCATCACCAACGTCAGGCTGGTTGGTGAGCTCGAAAACCTGTTAAACGCATTTTTACGGGCCATCGCCGCAGCCATTGACGAGAAATCCCCTTATACCGCCGGTCATGTTTCACGGGTCGCCGAACTCACAACCCTGATTGCCAGAGAAATCAACCGGGATGAGTCTGGGCATTTTTCAGGAGTCAGTTTCTCTGATGATGAACTGGCTGAATTGAAAATGGCCGCCTGGATGCATGATGTCGGCAAGGTGACCACCCCGGAGTATGTAGTCGACAAGGCCACCAAGCTGCAGACCATTTTCGACCGGATCGGTCTGGTGGAGGCGAGGATAGAGATCCTGAAGAGAGAAGCGGAGATCGGAAAACTTAAAGCACAGCTGGCGGATCGGGGTGGGGCATATGAACCGCCCGCTGAAGACCTTAACAGACTCGATGGGATTCTGTCATTTCTAAGCAAAGTGAATATCGGTGGAGAATTTCTGCCGGATGACAAGATCCGGATGATTGAGGAGCTTACAAACCACCATTACGGAGCAGAAGGGAGCAGGAAACCCCTGCTGACCGCAGAGGAGGTGGAAAATCTTTCCATTCGTAAAGGCACTCTCAACAAGTCCGAACGGGCGATCATCAACAACCACGTCAGCCTGACCATTAAAATGCTGGAAAAGCTTCCATTCCCGAAAAAGCTCGCCAGAGTTCCGGATTACGCCGGTATGCATCATGAGAAGATGGATGGAACAGGCTATCCGAAAGGGCTGAAAGGAGATGAAATCCCGGTCCAGTCGAGGATTCTCGCCGTTTCAGATGTTTTTGAGGCGCTGACTGCGGCAGATCGGCCCTACAAACCCGGGAAAAAGCTGTCGGAGTCCATGAAAATCCTTGGGTTTATGGTGAAGGATAATCATCTTGATGAAGAAATTTGTGATCTTCTGGTCCGGTCGGGGCTGGTGCAGTATTATGGCTGCCGGAACCTTTCGGAAAGACAGCGTGATGATTTCGACTGGAAGGGCGAGAAAATCAGGATCGACTGCTCCCGTGATAAAAAGGAATGCCTCAAAGACCGCAACTGA